From the Manihot esculenta cultivar AM560-2 chromosome 14, M.esculenta_v8, whole genome shotgun sequence genome, the window ATTGTTTCACGTTCATCATGTGGGGTTTTGCTTCAAAAGCCATCAGTGGATCCGTCAGATTGAAGAATGAACTTTCAAAGAGGAGTCAAGCTCATTCAGAATGCTCAGATGATGAACCATCCTTAAACAATAGCAGAGAAGAGGGACTGGAATGCCCTATATGCTGGGAATCTTTCAACATTGTTGAAAATGTGCCCTATGTTTTGTGGTGTGGCCACACCCTGTGTAAGAATTGTGTGCTAGGGCTGCAAAGGGCTATGGTGAAACTTCCTACCCTCCCAATCCAGCTTCCATTTTTCATTTCTTGTCCCTGGTGTAATCTATTATCTTTCAGATTGGTCTACAAGGGACACCTTAGGTTTCCTCGGAAGAACTACTTCCTACTCTGGATGGTTGAGAGCATGAATGGTGATAGGTCAAAGTCATATTTCTCGTTTCGTGGGGAGCATCAGCCTGTTGGTTCTTCAAACAGAAACCAAGCTATGGGAAATCAAGTTACTCATGTGAGCAACAGGCGAGCCCCATACTCTCGTCCTCCAGAACAAGCAGCATCTAACCATGACGAAGATCGTCTTAGCATTAGATACTTCAATGCTGAGAGACTTCAGTTATCACTTCGTAAGTCATTGGTTTTCTTTGTTCACTTGACAGCAAAGTTTCCATTGATTGTCATATTTCTCCTGATTGTTTTGTATGCAATACCGGCTAGTGCAGCCATCTTGTCACTCTACATCCTTATCACCCTTGTATTTGCTCTCCCTTCTTTTCTTATCTTGTACTTTGCCTTACCCAGTCTGGATTGGTTGGTTAGAGAAATAATCAATTGAGTTACCACTCTCCTACATGCCAGATGTCAGAAATTTGTGGCATTTCTCTTATTGTCAGTCCAGTTACATGGTGCAATTTGACGACTTTCCCTCTATTAGATGCTGACCAGCTTATGGTTTTGGAAACCATGGAGCTCAACCCGAAGTTCTTCAATCAAATCACCTTTTTCTTCAAACAAATTTTAGCATGTGGCAAATGAGTTGATTGCAGATGTTAGATTGATTGAGAACACTGTTGTTCTGTAATTTCCAAATTTTGGTGAGCAATCAATGATCTCTAGTAGAAATATGATGAGGATGTATGGGTATTATTCTTCTGCAGTGTAGATACATGCGCCTTGAGGCTCTTGCAAGAAGACTTGGTGTTTATAGGATTGTCCTTGTTTTGTATGTGGAGAGTAATGATTTTCAGTACTTTGCTATATTTTGGAACTTTGATGAACCATATATAGAATACTCCGATTTGGTCTTTGTAGTTCTGGTATGGAATTCCTTTCCCATATATGTCCTTAAAGTACTCTAGGGAGATTGTATGTGCTCATTTCATGAAGCATCAGTATAAAACATGTGTATGTTTGTTTAGCTGCAATTTTTATTTTGGTTAGCCCTTGAATTCTTGGCGTTCCAATGAGATCTCTAACTAATTCTAGGTTGAAACTGTGAAATGAAAGCTTGTAAAGAACTTTATGGTTGGAGGTCACCTTCTTTTTGTTCCAACCAATGCAGAAATGAGGAGAAGGCATGATTTGAAAAACAGAAAACTACAATTGTATTAAATCTAACACCTCATGACTTTCAGAAAAATTGAATTACTTCATTGTCCTCAGTTTTTGATGGATTTAGGCTtttgtttttgaaaataaattatttcagaaCTATACTGTGACAATTGATTGACTACTTGGTGTAGGAATGGTATACACAATTCCTTAGTCACTGTTTAAAACTCTTTATTCTATCGGTTGCGGAATATGTATTATATGCAGCTCTATtggtccaaaaaaaaaaaaatctaacttTATCGGTTTTACGTttataacttaaaattttaatttcgaattaaaaaatttttaacttttaaattaaatattattgcaagtattattttttttaaatatttaattatttaataattaaaatttttatttaagtgtgaaataattaaatattttaattgtataatttaagaattttatataattaaaagtttagaattttaattaaagtttaatttcagt encodes:
- the LOC110600263 gene encoding uncharacterized protein LOC110600263 encodes the protein MVDVIDQCCTCLVYLSKCPFSKSNCFTFIMWGFASKAISGSVRLKNELSKRSQAHSECSDDEPSLNNSREEGLECPICWESFNIVENVPYVLWCGHTLCKNCVLGLQRAMVKLPTLPIQLPFFISCPWCNLLSFRLVYKGHLRFPRKNYFLLWMVESMNGDRSKSYFSFRGEHQPVGSSNRNQAMGNQVTHVSNRRAPYSRPPEQAASNHDEDRLSIRYFNAERLQLSLRKSLVFFVHLTAKFPLIVIFLLIVLYAIPASAAILSLYILITLVFALPSFLILYFALPSLDWLVREIIN